Genomic DNA from Thermus amyloliquefaciens:
CGTGGCCCGCTCGCTCCAGAAGGTGAGCATGGCGGTGGTGTACTGCATCAGGTAGCGAAGGAGGAAGGCGAAAAGGGTAAAAAGAAGCCCCAGGAGGAAGGGGCCAGTCTCGGGGGCGAAGCGGGCTTCGGGGAAGAGGTAAAAGAAGAGCAGGGTGAGGAGGACCACGAAGGGGAGCCGGGCCAGGCGCTCGGCCACGTGGGCGGCCAGGTGCTCAAAGAAGGGGTCCAGGGGCCTAAGAAGGCGAAAGGAAAGCCTGCCCTCCACCACGTCCCGCTCAAACTCCCACACCACCCAGACCACCGTGGCCTGGCGCACCAGGAAGACCATGAGGAAGTAGCGGGCGAACTCCCCTGGGGATAGGCTGAAATCCCCTCCCCGGGCGGCCTCGGTCCAGACCCCGAGGAGGATGAGGGGCAAGGCCCCCGCCAGGGCCCAGAGGAAGAGCTCGGCCCGGTATTCCAGCATGTAGGCCAGGTACACGGAGAGGAGGGTTTGCGCCTTCCTCATGCCCCCTCCACCGGGACGGGGTTTTGGAAGACCCGGGCGATGACCTCCTCCAGGGGAGGCTCCCGGACCTCGAGGTCCTCCACGGGAAGCCTCCGGAGGATCTCCGCCACCCGTTCCGTGAGCCTTTCCCGGGGCACCAAAAGCCGGGCTTCCCGGCCCTCCAGCTCCCGCACCTCCCCCAAGGGGAGGAGGGCTTCCCGGGGGAGGGGCACCTTCAGGGTAAGCCCCACCTCCCGATAAGGGGCGAAGCGCTCCAAAAGCCCCTCCAGGACCCCGTCGTAGAGGAGCCTTCCCTGGTGGATCACCAGGACCCGCTCGGCCAGGGCGGCGATGTCCGCCATGTAGTGGCTGGTGAGGAGGACCGTGGCCCCATAGCGCCGGTTGTACTCCCGGATGAACTCCCGCACCGCCACCTGGGCGTTCACGTCCAGGCCCAAGGTGGGCTCGTCCAGGAAGAGGACCTCCGGGCGGTGGAGCAGCGCCGCCAGGAGCTCCGCCTTCATCCTCTCCCCCAGGGAGAGCTTGCGCACCGGCTGGTGGAGCTTCTCCGTGAGGGAGAGCATCTCGGCCAGCTCCCGGACCCGCCTTCGGAACTCGGCCTCGGGGATCTCGTAGATGGCGGCGTTGAGGCGGAAGGTGTCCAGGGCGGGGAGGTCCCAGATGAGCTGCTGCTTGTTGCCCATCACCAGGGTGATCTTTTTCAGAAAGGCCTTTTCCCGCCGCCAAGGAACGTGCCCCGCCACCACCGCCTTACCCCGGGTGGGGTGGACCAGGCCGGTGAGCATCTTCAAGGTGGTGGTTTTTCCGGCCCCGTTGGGGCCCAGAAAGCCCACCACCTCGCCCCTGGCGATCTGGAAGCTCACCCCTTCCACCGCCTTCACCGTCCGGTACTGCCGGAAGAGGAAGTGGCGCAGGGTGGCCAGGAGGCTTTCCTCCTTGAGGGCCACCCGGTAGTGCTTGGTGAGGTCCTGGGCAAGGACGATGGGCTCCCCCGACACCTCTACAGTCTACCCTGTGGTCTAATGTTTCCTGTGCGGTACCTGAGGGTTTTTCTCCTTTTCCTGCGCCTCAGCCTGGCGGCGGAGATGGAGTACCGCCTGAACTTCCTCCTGGGCCTTCTCTCCTCGGGGCTTACCCTCCTGGGGGCCCTCTTCGGCCTCCTCCTCCTCTACCAGGGGGGGTACCGGCCCGGGGGCTGGGCCTTTGAGGAGGCCCTTTTGGTCCTGGCGGCCTTCACCCTTCTCCAGGGCCTGGGGAGTACCCTTTTCGCCCCCAACCTCAACAAGATCGTGGAGCACGTGCAGCAGGGCACCCTGGACTTCGTGCTCCTGAAGCCCTTGGACCCCCAGTTCTGGCTTTCCCTGAGGGTCTTTTCCCCTTGGGGCCTGGGGGATTTTCTCCTGGGCTTGGGCCTTCTCCTCTACGCGGGGGTGCGGCTTGGGCTTGGGTTTTGCGACTACCTCGCCTTCGCCGGGTACTGGGGGCTTGGGGGCTGGATGCTTTATAGCCTCTGGTTCCTCCTGGCCACCACCAGCATCTGGTTCGTGAAGATCTACAACGTCACCGAGGTCCTGCGGGGGCTTTTGGAGGCGGGCCGGTTTCCCATGGGGGCCTACCCGGCCATGTACCGGCTCTTCTTCACCTTCGTGGTCCCCGTGGCCTTTCTCACCACCGTGCCTGCGGAGGCCGCTTTGGGCCGAGGGGCGGGCCTCCTTCCGGCTTGCCTCTTGGCGGCTTTCCTCTTCCTCCTGTCCCGGGGTTTCTTCCGCCTGGCCCTGAGGAGCTACACCTCCGCCAGCAGTTAAAATCCCCCCTATGGCGTCCGTGGTTTTGGTCCTCGTGCTGGCGTACCTCTTTGGCTCCATCCCCGCCGGGGTCTTGGTGGCCCGGACCTACGGGGTGGACATCCGCAAGGTGGGCTCGGGGAACATCGGGGCCACCAATGTCCTTAGGACCCTGGGGCCAGGGCCTGCTTTGGTGGTGGCCTTCTTTGACGTGTTCAAGGGGGGGATCGCCGTGCTCCTCGCCCGGGCGGTGGGCATAGAGGGGTCCCTTCTGGGCGGGGTGGCCTTGGCGGCGGTGCTGGGCCACAACTACTCCCTTTTCCTGGGGTTCAAGGGGGGCAAGGGGGTGGCCACCAGCTTCGGCACCCTGCTCTTTCTGGATCCTGTGCTGGCCCTCTGGACCTTTCCCATCGGCATTTCCGTGATGCTCCTCACCCGCTACGTCTCCGCTGGGAGCATGACCGGGGGCGTGGCGGCCACGGTGCTGGCCCTGGCCCTGGCCCGTCCCCTTTGGGAGGTGCTCACCGTGGCCCTCATGGCCCTCCTCATCTTCTTTACCCACCGGGAGAACCTGAAGCGCCTTCAGGCGGGCACGGAGAGGCGCCTGGGGGAGAAGGAGGGGAGGCGTGCTTGACCTTTTGGTCCTTGCCCCCCACCCCGACGACGGGGAGCTGGGTTGCGGGGGCACCCTGGCCCGGGCCAAGGCGGAGGGGCTTTCCACGGGGATTCTGGACCTCACCCGGGGGGAGATGGGCACGAAGGGTACCCCGGAGGAAAGGGCGAGGGAGGTGGAGGAGGCGAGCCGCATCCTGGGGCTGGACTATAGGGGCAACCTGGGCCTGCCGGATGGGGGGCTTGCCGACGTGGCGGAGCAGCGGTTCCGCCTGGCGGAGGCCCTGAGGCGGCTCAGGCCCCGCATTGTCCTGGCGCCCCTCGAGGCCGACCGCCACCCCGACCACACCGCGGCAAGCCGTCTGGCGGTGGCGGCGGTGCACCTTTCTGGCCTGGGGAAAGCCCCCCTGGAGGGGGAGCCCCACCGGGTGGAGCGGCTTTTCTTCTATCCGGGAAACCACCCCTTTACCCCCAGCTTCCTGGTGAAGATCTCCGCCTTTATAGACCAGTGGGAGCAGGCGGTTTTGGCCTACAAGAGCCAGTTTTCCGGGGAAGGGGTGAGCGAGACCGTGGGGCCTAAGGGGGTGGAGGCGAGGCGGGCCCTAAGGCGCTACTGGGGAAACTACCTGGGGGTGGACTACGCCGAGCCCTTCGTGAGCCCCTTGCCGGTCCTCTACACCCCCTGGAGCCGGGCCTAAAGGCCAATGGCTTGCCGCCCTAGGCAGGGAAGAAGGGCGATGCCCAATCTGGGGCCCCCGTCGTGGCCCAAGCCAAGACGGGCTACTTAAAAGAGGGGCTCCTGGCTCACCGCCTTCACCTGGCGGCGCTCCTTGGGGGGAAGGGCGTCCAGGGCCCGCTTCACCTCCTGGATGTCCAGCCAGGTGAGGTGCTTGGGGCTTCCCGGGGTGCGGCTGGGGTTCCTGAGGAGGTAGGCGGGGTGGAACATGGGGAAGACCCGGATCCCGTGCCACTCAAACCACTGCCCCCGCACCTTGGTGATGGAAACCTTCTCCCCCAGGAAGAACTCCGCGGCCACCGCCCCTAGGGGCACGATGATCTGGGGAGCGATGAGCTCAATCTGCTTGAGGAGCCACTTTTCCGTGCACACCTTGGCCTCATCGGGCAAGGGGGTGCGGTTCCCCGGGGGGCGGCACTTGACGATGTTGGTGATGTAAACCGATTCCCGGGGGATGCCGGCGGCCTCGAGGATGCGGTTCAGCAGCTGTCCGGCCTTGCCCACGAAGGGGCGGCCCGTCTTGTCCTCCTCTTCCCCCGGACCCTCCCCCACGATCATCAGCTGGGCGTCGGGGTTTCCTTCCCCGAAGACCACCTGGGTGCGGCCTTCCGCTAGGCGGCAGGCGGTGCAGGCCTTGGCCTGGGCCTGTAGCAATTCCAGGGTCATTGCAGGGGCTTGCGGGCCTTCCGGGCTTCCCGCCGGGTCTTGGGGTCCAGGCCGATCATGAGGAAAAAGTTCTCCAGGGCGTTTTCCTGGCCCTTGATCTCGGGGTACTGGTCCTCCGGGGTGCCGGTGACAAAGGGCAGGGATTTGTAAAGCTCCAGGGCGTACTGCACCACGGCCTCCGGCCCCTCGGTCTCCGCCACCTCGGCCAGCTTGGCGTAGACCTCGCGCCGGGCCTCCGCGTGGCGGCGGAAGACCTCCGGATTGGGCGTTTCCGGCGCCCGGAGGACGTCTTGCTTGGCGATGCGGCGGTAGTGCTTCAAGCCCCGAATGATCTCCTCCGTGGTTAGCGTGATCTTGAACTCCATCCCCGCTCCTTTCCGGCCTAAGGGCCCTACCCTTGGTGAGGATTATATAGCCGGGGAAGAGGGTGAGGTATAGCTGGGGGAATGGGGAGCGAAAGGCCCTCCTGCCCCGACAGGGGCTCCCAAAGGGCCTTGGCCAGAGGGGACCCCCATTGGCCTTGGGCTGGGTCATGGGCGGGCGGATGGGCGTTTTCGTGGCTATACTTGGGAGGATGGAGGTTTTGGGTACCTATTGGTTGCGGCGCATTCTTGCCCGTATTGCCTCCACCATTGCCTTTGAAGGCCAGGACACCCGCACGGGGATGCCGGTGATGGTGCTTAAGGGGGCCCAAGGGGTGCCGGTGGCGGCGGAGGGGGTGCTTCCCCTTTTGGAAGAGATCCCGGAGGCCTGGGTGTTGGAGTGGCCCATTGGGGCGGTCCCCTTAAGCCAGTACCTGGGGGTGGCGGACCTGGAGCGGTTGGAGCACTGGCTTAAGGAGATGGCCCGGATCTTGGCGGCCTTGAAGGCCCAGGGGGTGTCCCATGCCCCCATCCCGGAACTCTGCCTGGTGAAGGGCAAGCGGGTGTGGCTGGCTGGGGTGGGGCTAAAGGCGCTTTCCGGAGAGCCGGAAAAGGCCCTGGCGGCCCTGGCCCGGGCCCTGGCCGGGGAGCGCTACCCCGAGTTTCGCCTTAAGGAGCTTTTGGAGGGGGTGGAGGCCGGGAAGGAGCCCCTGCAGGCCCTTTTTTCCGAGGCCTCGCCCCAGGCCCCGGCTGGCCCGGAGGGGGGTGCGGCCCAGGAGAGCCCCCTCGAGGAACCCCCGGCCCAGCCCAAGGAGGAACCCCCTAGGCCCTCCGCTTCCGGGCGGAAGGTGCTGAGCGTGGACCCCGTCCCCGGGGAGGCCCAGGGCCTCGAGGCGAAAACCTCGGAGGCCCCGCGGTCCGCGGGCACGACCCCAAGCCGCCCCCGGGTCATCCGCATTGAGGAGCCCGAGGAGCCCTCCTTTGCCGTGGTGGAACCCCCACGGCAAAGGAGGCGGGGCTTACTGGTGGGGCTTCTGGGCGCCGTGGTGCTTTTGGCCTTAACCCTTTTCCTCCTTCGCCCCTCCGCCCCTTCCGGAGGGGGGTACGTGATGGAGTTCCGCACCGACCCCCCCACGGAGCGGGCCGAGGTGTTGCTCCTGGAGGTGCCCGAGGGCTCCAAGATGGCTCCTGGCCAGCTTCTCCTCACTGCCCCTGGGCGGGCGGAGTTTGACCAGAAGGGCGTGTACCGGTTGCGCATCCGGGTGGCGGGCCGCGACCCCGTGGACTACCTCCTAGAGGTGCCGGGGCCGCCCTTGGTCATCAAGGTACGCTAGGGCCATGACCGAGCAGCCCGCGGTCTACGTGTACCGGTACTTCTTCGCCGGGGAGGAGGCGGGGGAGGGGAGGCTGGAGGTGCGCCCTCAGCCTGTGGGCGTGAAGGCCACCCTCACCGCCGAGGTGAACCTGCCCTTGCCCAAGACCCGCCAGCGCTGGCAGACGGAAACGGATGCGGAGGGCTTTTCCCTCTACTTCTCCGAGCGGGTGGAGGGGCGGGAGAGCCGGGTGTTCACCGTGGAGCGGCTGGAGGAGGAAGGGGTGGTGTTGGTGACCCAGGGCAAGGAAAGCCTGGCCCTGCCCTTCGTGGCGCCCTACCACGACCCCCTTTCCCTCCTCCTGGCCCTGCCCCGCCTGGCCCTGGAGCCCGGGGAGGTGGTGCGGTGGCCCATGCCCGGGGGGAGGGTGTACGTGGAAAGGCTTGCGGACCTCGAGGTGGAAGGGCGCCCGCGCCGCCACTTCCGCCTGCGCCCGGGCCTGACCCTGGTGCAGCTGGAGGAGGGGGTTCCCGTGAGGATAGCCCAGCAGGTGGGCGACCACGTGTTTGAAGGGGTCCTGGAGGGGGTGGAGGAGGTAAAAAGGCGCCGCCGCTGGGTATAGTGGAGGCATGATCTACCGCACGGAGGAGGTGAGGGAGCGGTTTGCCCGCCGGGGGCTTACCTTTGACCCCAAGGTGGAGGAGAGCGTGCGGGGCATCCTGCGGGCGGTGCGGGAGGAGGGGGACGAGGCCCTGGACCGCCTGAGCCTGGAGCTGGACGGCCATCCGGTGGAGGAGATCCCCAAGCGAGCCTGGCGCGAGGCCTACGAGGACCTGGACGAGGCCTTGCGCGATGCCTTGGAGACCGCCAAGGAGCGCATAGAGGCCTTCTACCGGGAGGAGGCTCGCGGGGGTTTCCTCAAGGTGGACGGCAGCGGGGTCTTGGGCCAGCTGGTCCGCCCCCTTTCCCGGGTGGGGGTTTACGTCCCCGGGGGCACCGCCCCCCTCCTTTCCAGCCTCCTCATGGCCGTGGTCCCCGCCAAGGTGGCGGGGGTGGGCGAGGTGGTGGTGGCGAGCCCCCCCAAGGTCCACCCCGGGGTGCTGGCCGCCGCCTGGGTGGCGGGGGCGGACCGGCTCTTCGCCATGGGCGGGGCCCAGGCCATCGCCGCCTTGGCCTACGGGACGGGGCGGGTGCCCCGGGTGGACAAGATCGTGGGCCCGGGGAACGCCTACGTGGTGGCGGCCAAACGCCAGGTGTTCGGGGTCGTGGGCATAGATGGGCTCGCCGGCCCCACGGAGACCCTGATCGTGGCCGACGGTTCCGCCTCCCCCAAGCTCCTGGCCGCGGACCTCCTGGCCCAGGCGGAGCACGGCCCCGACTCTGAGCCTTGGCTCCTCTCCCCCGACCGGGCCCTCCTGGAGAGGGTGGAGGCGGAGCTTTCCCGCCAGCTGGAGGGCCTGCCCCGGGCGGAGATCGCCAAAAAGGCCTTGGAGCGGGGGGGATTGGTGCTCACCCAGGACCTCGAGGAGGCCTTCGCCCTGGCCAACCTCTACGCCCCCGAGCACCTCTGCCTGGCCCTGGCCGACCCCCTGCCCTGGCTGGGGAAGGTGCAAAACGCCGGGGGGGTCTTCCTGGGGGAGGGAAGCCCCGAGGCTCTAGGGGACTACATCGCCGGCCCTAGCCACGTGATGCCCACCTCGGGCACCGCCCGCTTCCAAGGGGGGCTTTCGGTGCGGGACTTCCTCAAGGTGATCCCCGTGATGGGCCTAAGCGAGAACGCGGTGAGGGAGTTGGCCCAAAAGGGGGCGTTGCTTGCCCGGGCGGAGGGGCTGGAGGGCCATGCCCGTTCCCTGGACCTTAGGCGATGAGGCTCTTTCACGAGATCCTCGGGCCTTTGGACCTCCCCGACCGCTTCGGGCGCATCGTGAGCCTGGCCCCTAACCTGACCGATGCCCTTTTCGCCCTGGGGGTGGGCGGCAGGCTCGTGGGCCGGAGCGCCTTCTGCCACCGCCCGGCGGAGGTCCTTTCCCTTCCCGTCTTGGCCTCCTACACCAAGACCCGCACCGAGCTCCTGAGGAGCCTGGAGCCGGATCTGGTCCTCCTCTCCACCGGCGTTCAGCGGGAACAGGCCCTGAGGCTTAAGGAGGAGGGCTTCCCCGTCTACGCCGTACCCCTGCCCACGAGCCCCTACGGCAT
This window encodes:
- a CDS encoding uracil-DNA glycosylase; the protein is MTLELLQAQAKACTACRLAEGRTQVVFGEGNPDAQLMIVGEGPGEEEDKTGRPFVGKAGQLLNRILEAAGIPRESVYITNIVKCRPPGNRTPLPDEAKVCTEKWLLKQIELIAPQIIVPLGAVAAEFFLGEKVSITKVRGQWFEWHGIRVFPMFHPAYLLRNPSRTPGSPKHLTWLDIQEVKRALDALPPKERRQVKAVSQEPLF
- a CDS encoding ABC transporter ATP-binding protein, translated to MSGEPIVLAQDLTKHYRVALKEESLLATLRHFLFRQYRTVKAVEGVSFQIARGEVVGFLGPNGAGKTTTLKMLTGLVHPTRGKAVVAGHVPWRREKAFLKKITLVMGNKQQLIWDLPALDTFRLNAAIYEIPEAEFRRRVRELAEMLSLTEKLHQPVRKLSLGERMKAELLAALLHRPEVLFLDEPTLGLDVNAQVAVREFIREYNRRYGATVLLTSHYMADIAALAERVLVIHQGRLLYDGVLEGLLERFAPYREVGLTLKVPLPREALLPLGEVRELEGREARLLVPRERLTERVAEILRRLPVEDLEVREPPLEEVIARVFQNPVPVEGA
- the hisD gene encoding histidinol dehydrogenase is translated as MIYRTEEVRERFARRGLTFDPKVEESVRGILRAVREEGDEALDRLSLELDGHPVEEIPKRAWREAYEDLDEALRDALETAKERIEAFYREEARGGFLKVDGSGVLGQLVRPLSRVGVYVPGGTAPLLSSLLMAVVPAKVAGVGEVVVASPPKVHPGVLAAAWVAGADRLFAMGGAQAIAALAYGTGRVPRVDKIVGPGNAYVVAAKRQVFGVVGIDGLAGPTETLIVADGSASPKLLAADLLAQAEHGPDSEPWLLSPDRALLERVEAELSRQLEGLPRAEIAKKALERGGLVLTQDLEEAFALANLYAPEHLCLALADPLPWLGKVQNAGGVFLGEGSPEALGDYIAGPSHVMPTSGTARFQGGLSVRDFLKVIPVMGLSENAVRELAQKGALLARAEGLEGHARSLDLRR
- the bshB1 gene encoding bacillithiol biosynthesis deacetylase BshB1, with the protein product MLDLLVLAPHPDDGELGCGGTLARAKAEGLSTGILDLTRGEMGTKGTPEERAREVEEASRILGLDYRGNLGLPDGGLADVAEQRFRLAEALRRLRPRIVLAPLEADRHPDHTAASRLAVAAVHLSGLGKAPLEGEPHRVERLFFYPGNHPFTPSFLVKISAFIDQWEQAVLAYKSQFSGEGVSETVGPKGVEARRALRRYWGNYLGVDYAEPFVSPLPVLYTPWSRA
- a CDS encoding ABC transporter permease, coding for MFPVRYLRVFLLFLRLSLAAEMEYRLNFLLGLLSSGLTLLGALFGLLLLYQGGYRPGGWAFEEALLVLAAFTLLQGLGSTLFAPNLNKIVEHVQQGTLDFVLLKPLDPQFWLSLRVFSPWGLGDFLLGLGLLLYAGVRLGLGFCDYLAFAGYWGLGGWMLYSLWFLLATTSIWFVKIYNVTEVLRGLLEAGRFPMGAYPAMYRLFFTFVVPVAFLTTVPAEAALGRGAGLLPACLLAAFLFLLSRGFFRLALRSYTSASS
- a CDS encoding ABC transporter permease, which codes for MRKAQTLLSVYLAYMLEYRAELFLWALAGALPLILLGVWTEAARGGDFSLSPGEFARYFLMVFLVRQATVVWVVWEFERDVVEGRLSFRLLRPLDPFFEHLAAHVAERLARLPFVVLLTLLFFYLFPEARFAPETGPFLLGLLFTLFAFLLRYLMQYTTAMLTFWSERATAVEEVFFLLYLFLSGTLAPLEVFPEPLRTLALLTPFPYLVYLPAALLAGQEVALFPGVWVMLLWGLAFLLLWRLLWRLGLRRYSGQGA
- the plsY gene encoding glycerol-3-phosphate 1-O-acyltransferase PlsY, which codes for MASVVLVLVLAYLFGSIPAGVLVARTYGVDIRKVGSGNIGATNVLRTLGPGPALVVAFFDVFKGGIAVLLARAVGIEGSLLGGVALAAVLGHNYSLFLGFKGGKGVATSFGTLLFLDPVLALWTFPIGISVMLLTRYVSAGSMTGGVAATVLALALARPLWEVLTVALMALLIFFTHRENLKRLQAGTERRLGEKEGRRA